The following coding sequences lie in one Leucobacter allii genomic window:
- the trpD gene encoding anthranilate phosphoribosyltransferase yields MIDERTWPTVLSTLLDGEDLSVSQAEWAMSRFMTGEATGAQIGAFLVALQSKGATVEEVIGFRDAILAEAAPISLPAMSLDIVGTGGDRFGTVNVSTMASITAAAAGVPVVKHGNRAASSLSGASDVLTALGIDLALEADQLADAFAEAGIAFVHAARFLPGFRHVAPARAELGIPTVFNFLGPLCNPVRPEASAVGVADIDRVPIFVGVFRLRGASALVFRGDDGLDELTTTGHSRLWEVSRGGLTEHDIDPRDLGIPRARIEDLVGGTPEENAAVVHRVLAGEEGPVRDIVVLNAAAGLVAFDLAGHPESAERALLERLAEKVELAREAIDSGRAAAKLAAWSEATRRRGSVG; encoded by the coding sequence ATGATCGACGAACGCACCTGGCCGACTGTCCTGTCCACGCTGCTCGACGGCGAGGACCTGAGCGTGTCGCAGGCCGAGTGGGCGATGTCGCGCTTCATGACCGGCGAGGCGACGGGCGCGCAGATCGGCGCCTTCCTCGTGGCCCTGCAGTCCAAGGGCGCCACGGTGGAGGAGGTCATCGGCTTCCGCGACGCCATCCTGGCGGAGGCCGCGCCGATCTCGCTCCCCGCGATGTCGCTCGACATCGTCGGCACCGGAGGCGACCGCTTCGGCACGGTGAACGTCTCGACGATGGCCTCCATCACGGCCGCGGCCGCGGGGGTGCCCGTCGTGAAGCACGGCAACCGCGCGGCGAGCAGCCTCTCGGGCGCCTCCGATGTGCTCACCGCGCTCGGGATCGATCTCGCGCTGGAGGCCGATCAGCTGGCCGACGCCTTCGCGGAGGCCGGCATCGCGTTCGTCCACGCCGCGCGGTTCCTGCCCGGATTCCGCCACGTGGCTCCGGCGCGGGCGGAGCTCGGCATCCCGACGGTCTTCAACTTCCTCGGGCCGCTGTGCAATCCGGTGCGCCCCGAGGCCTCGGCGGTCGGCGTCGCCGACATCGACCGGGTGCCGATCTTCGTCGGCGTCTTCCGGCTCCGCGGCGCGTCGGCGCTGGTCTTCCGCGGCGACGACGGGCTCGACGAGCTGACGACGACGGGCCATTCCCGCCTCTGGGAGGTGAGCCGGGGCGGGCTCACCGAGCACGACATCGATCCCCGCGACCTCGGCATCCCGCGCGCGCGCATCGAGGACCTCGTCGGCGGCACGCCGGAGGAGAACGCCGCGGTCGTGCACCGCGTGCTCGCCGGCGAGGAGGGGCCGGTGCGCGACATCGTGGTGCTCAACGCGGCGGCCGGACTCGTCGCGTTCGATCTCGCCGGGCACCCCGAGTCCGCCGAGCGCGCGCTGCTCGAGCGGCTGGCGGAGAAGGTCGAACTGGCGAGAGAGGCGATCGACTCCGGGCGGGCCGCGGCGAAGCTCGCCGCCTGGTCCGAGGCGACGCGGCGCCGGGGCTCAGTCGGCTGA
- a CDS encoding M23 family metallopeptidase encodes MTRLPRRDLPQQPSHRSLPDRGATPEPQENDAAPASPVASAPSEPSPRTPLEVLVPRREHVPDDAAPPAEPAAPRRTLRHRVAATAAAASVGGLVLALALPMTTQAEAEQQVAGAVQQGLFSETSASDMPVSVAEINAVDSEEAVQASYALRPSALVSYPFTSPVLLTDPFGYRTAPVEQFHDAQDFAATEGTPIVAIADGRVLEAGFASDGCGFGVKLAHEIDGQEVTSRYCHMQDASSDYEVGDVVMMGDPVGKVGATGMAFGAHLHLAIRVDDEPVDPMPFLAKYNRASREPGETTVPSGTASPSSDPADATTIDPTAPPSGGIATSDPGSAD; translated from the coding sequence ATGACCCGACTCCCCCGGCGGGATCTCCCGCAGCAGCCGTCCCACAGGTCCCTTCCCGACCGAGGAGCGACGCCCGAGCCGCAGGAGAACGACGCCGCACCCGCATCCCCTGTGGCGTCGGCTCCGTCCGAGCCGTCCCCCCGGACCCCGCTCGAAGTGCTCGTCCCCCGCCGGGAGCACGTGCCCGACGACGCCGCCCCACCGGCCGAGCCCGCGGCGCCCCGGCGCACGCTGCGGCACCGCGTCGCCGCGACCGCCGCAGCGGCGAGCGTCGGCGGCCTCGTCCTGGCGCTCGCCCTCCCGATGACGACGCAGGCCGAGGCCGAGCAGCAGGTCGCGGGCGCGGTGCAGCAGGGGCTGTTCTCCGAGACCTCCGCCTCCGACATGCCGGTCTCCGTCGCCGAGATCAACGCCGTCGACAGCGAGGAGGCCGTCCAGGCGTCCTACGCCCTCCGACCGTCCGCCCTCGTGAGCTACCCCTTCACCTCGCCGGTGCTGCTCACCGACCCCTTCGGCTATCGCACCGCGCCGGTGGAGCAGTTCCACGACGCGCAGGACTTCGCCGCGACCGAGGGCACGCCGATCGTCGCGATCGCCGACGGCCGCGTGCTCGAGGCCGGCTTCGCGTCCGACGGCTGCGGGTTCGGGGTCAAGCTGGCCCATGAGATCGACGGCCAGGAGGTCACGAGCCGCTATTGCCACATGCAGGACGCGTCCAGCGACTACGAGGTCGGCGATGTCGTCATGATGGGCGACCCCGTCGGCAAGGTCGGCGCCACGGGCATGGCCTTCGGCGCGCACCTGCACCTCGCGATCCGCGTCGACGACGAGCCGGTCGATCCGATGCCCTTCCTCGCGAAGTACAACCGCGCGTCGCGCGAGCCGGGCGAGACGACCGTGCCGAGCGGGACGGCGAGCCCCTCGTCGGATCCGGCGGATGCGACGACGATCGATCCGACGGCGCCGCCGAGCGGCGGCATCGCGACGTCGGATCCCGGCTCAGCCGACTGA
- a CDS encoding phosphoribosylanthranilate isomerase, whose product MYLKICGLRDPAHAAHAARLGADAVGVVMSPRSPRHANRTEAAAVIAAARAEAPAIDTALVVNTLPAAEAAALAAELGFDVLQLHGPYDAADFADARRILPRIWRATSLASEPDLRAGDRAEERLLLDGATPGSGETWDVRPLGSDPALRARIGDGWILAGGLSPENVAEAVSHARPWGVDVSSGVESAPGVKDPGRIARFIAAARAAGGPGRGATAAS is encoded by the coding sequence ATGTACCTCAAGATCTGCGGACTGCGGGATCCCGCGCACGCCGCGCACGCCGCGCGGCTCGGCGCCGACGCGGTCGGCGTCGTCATGAGCCCGCGCAGCCCCCGGCACGCGAACCGCACCGAGGCGGCCGCGGTCATCGCCGCGGCCCGCGCCGAGGCCCCGGCGATCGACACCGCCCTCGTCGTCAACACGCTTCCGGCCGCGGAGGCCGCGGCCCTCGCCGCGGAGCTCGGCTTCGACGTCCTCCAGCTGCACGGCCCCTACGACGCCGCAGATTTCGCCGACGCCCGACGGATCCTCCCCCGCATCTGGCGCGCGACCTCACTCGCGAGCGAACCCGATCTCCGGGCCGGCGACCGCGCCGAGGAGCGCCTCCTCCTCGACGGGGCCACGCCGGGATCCGGCGAGACCTGGGACGTGCGCCCGCTGGGGTCGGATCCGGCGCTGCGGGCCCGCATCGGCGACGGGTGGATCCTGGCCGGCGGCCTCTCCCCCGAGAACGTGGCCGAGGCCGTCTCGCACGCGCGCCCCTGGGGCGTCGACGTGTCGAGCGGCGTCGAGTCGGCGCCCGGGGTGAAGGATCCCGGCCGCATCGCCCGCTTCATCGCCGCGGCCCGTGCCGCGGGTGGCCCGGGCCGCGGTGCGACCGCGGCATCCTGA
- a CDS encoding MarR family winged helix-turn-helix transcriptional regulator translates to MHDAEEPRELDAAELEVWADFATLLERLPGALDAQLQRDSGLSHFEHGILTALDRAPGRSLRMSTLAGYASSTPSRLSRAMSRLEAKGWVRRSPDPDDGRSIRGELTEAGREMVAGSTPGHHALVRRLVFDSLTAAQLRQLSTISRRISTAVDPAPAWRPAAR, encoded by the coding sequence ATGCACGACGCCGAGGAGCCGAGGGAGCTGGACGCCGCAGAACTCGAGGTCTGGGCGGACTTCGCGACGCTGCTCGAGCGGTTGCCCGGAGCGCTCGATGCGCAGTTGCAGCGCGACAGCGGGCTCAGCCATTTCGAGCACGGCATCCTCACCGCGCTCGATCGCGCCCCGGGCCGCTCGCTGCGGATGAGCACCCTCGCCGGCTACGCGAGCAGCACCCCGTCTCGGCTCTCGCGCGCGATGTCCCGACTGGAGGCGAAGGGGTGGGTGCGCCGCTCCCCCGACCCGGACGACGGACGGAGCATCCGCGGCGAACTCACGGAGGCCGGGCGGGAGATGGTCGCCGGCTCGACGCCCGGACACCACGCGCTCGTCCGCCGCCTCGTCTTCGACTCGCTGACCGCGGCGCAGCTGCGGCAGCTCTCGACGATCAGCCGGCGGATATCCACGGCCGTCGATCCGGCTCCCGCGTGGCGTCCCGCCGCGCGCTGA
- a CDS encoding SDR family NAD(P)-dependent oxidoreductase, translating into MRKNGVDMDLQLAGRRAFISGSTRGIGYAIAAELADEGADVVVNGRDEAGVRAALAGLGERGSGPGHRGIVGDLGDAADAARVLAELDAMGEVDILVNNVGVFELSEFAEVDDARWLRTFEVNVMSGVRLARHLLPGMLDRGWGRIVGVGSESGVNVPVDMVPYGVTKAAMIALGNGLAKHTRGTGVTVNTVLGGPCDSDGVRASVAAVAAAHGVSESAMRASIIGQNRTSLLGRFIEPAEIARLVAYLASPLASATNGAAVRADGGVLTAML; encoded by the coding sequence ATGCGGAAGAACGGAGTGGATATGGACCTGCAGCTGGCCGGGAGGCGCGCGTTCATCAGCGGCTCGACACGGGGGATCGGCTACGCCATCGCCGCGGAGCTCGCCGACGAGGGGGCCGACGTGGTCGTGAACGGCAGGGACGAGGCGGGCGTGCGCGCGGCGCTCGCCGGGCTGGGGGAGCGGGGTTCCGGCCCCGGGCATCGCGGGATCGTCGGCGACCTCGGCGACGCGGCGGATGCCGCACGCGTGCTGGCGGAGCTCGACGCGATGGGCGAGGTGGACATCCTCGTCAACAATGTCGGGGTGTTCGAGCTCTCGGAGTTCGCCGAGGTCGACGACGCGCGCTGGCTGCGGACGTTCGAGGTGAACGTGATGAGCGGCGTGCGGCTCGCGCGGCACCTGCTGCCGGGGATGCTCGATCGGGGCTGGGGTCGGATCGTCGGGGTCGGCAGCGAGTCGGGCGTCAACGTCCCGGTCGACATGGTGCCCTACGGCGTCACGAAAGCCGCCATGATCGCCCTGGGCAACGGGCTCGCGAAGCACACGCGCGGCACCGGGGTGACGGTCAATACGGTGCTCGGCGGCCCGTGCGACTCCGACGGGGTCCGGGCCAGCGTCGCGGCCGTCGCCGCGGCTCACGGGGTATCCGAGAGCGCCATGCGCGCGAGCATCATCGGCCAGAATCGCACCAGTCTTCTCGGGCGCTTCATCGAGCCGGCCGAGATCGCGCGCCTCGTCGCGTATCTCGCGAGTCCGCTCGCCTCGGCGACGAACGGCGCGGCCGTGCGTGCGGACGGCGGAGTGCTGACCGCGATGCTCTGA
- a CDS encoding phosphatase PAP2 family protein: MSGVRAGSAPRLRALWIALFWIAVGVASYILGVRSALGQQAEASVLDAAEFTTDPPAPLNLVSIPTIAIALAAIGVIAALAHGFARAARVVLVAGAAIATSQLLKGLVLSRPTLFELDDVNTFPSGHMTVFTALVAALALAVPDRLRAIVALAGTALLSVVGWQLLAYGWHRPSDVFGALALGVALFAAVSALWPLRGSGRPALGGGIGIGLALCGWIVVAAATALAATAGITANADLMLSAGEFGAVGASALAARSVLRLGGVRN; the protein is encoded by the coding sequence GTGAGCGGGGTCCGTGCGGGCTCGGCGCCCCGGCTCCGCGCGCTCTGGATCGCGCTGTTCTGGATCGCGGTCGGCGTCGCCTCGTACATCCTCGGCGTGCGCAGCGCACTCGGCCAGCAGGCCGAGGCGAGCGTGCTCGACGCGGCCGAGTTCACGACCGATCCGCCGGCGCCGCTGAACCTCGTGTCGATCCCGACGATCGCGATCGCCCTCGCCGCGATCGGCGTCATCGCGGCGCTCGCGCACGGCTTCGCGCGGGCGGCGCGGGTCGTGCTCGTCGCCGGAGCGGCGATCGCGACCTCGCAGCTCCTGAAAGGGCTGGTGCTGTCTCGCCCGACGCTCTTCGAGCTCGACGACGTGAACACCTTCCCGAGCGGGCACATGACGGTCTTCACCGCGCTCGTCGCGGCCCTGGCGCTCGCGGTACCGGATCGGCTCCGCGCGATCGTGGCGCTCGCCGGCACCGCGCTGCTGTCCGTCGTGGGCTGGCAGCTGCTCGCCTACGGCTGGCACCGGCCGAGCGACGTCTTCGGCGCCCTCGCACTCGGCGTCGCGCTGTTCGCCGCGGTCTCCGCGCTGTGGCCGTTGCGGGGGAGCGGGAGGCCGGCCCTCGGTGGCGGGATCGGGATCGGGCTCGCCCTGTGCGGCTGGATCGTCGTCGCCGCGGCGACGGCGCTCGCGGCGACCGCGGGCATCACGGCGAACGCGGATCTCATGCTCAGCGCGGGCGAATTCGGCGCCGTCGGCGCGAGCGCGCTCGCGGCGCGCTCCGTGCTGCGCCTCGGCGGCGTCCGGAACTGA
- a CDS encoding TrmH family RNA methyltransferase: MRLTRIDDLSAPELADYTRLTDVALRRVREPSEGLYLAESPKVIERALRAGHRPRSVLLLEEWLPRMEPLLAEHPDVPVHVGDPAQLEELTGFHLHRGALASMHRPAPRDPAALLRDARRVVVLEDLTDHTNVGAIFRSIAALGADAVLLSPACADPLYRRAVRVSMGAVLQVPYARLPEWPVAGPLIRDAGFELAAFALRDDAEDLAAFVDDVPERLALMFGSEGPGLSRRALASATRSVVIPMEHGVDSLNVATAAALALWAVRTGDARASRGARPATPAPGAPDARTPQAPGESR, encoded by the coding sequence GTGAGGCTCACGCGCATCGACGATCTCTCCGCTCCCGAGCTCGCCGATTACACCCGCCTCACCGACGTCGCGCTGCGGCGCGTCCGGGAGCCGTCGGAGGGACTGTACCTGGCCGAGTCGCCGAAGGTCATCGAGCGGGCGCTGCGCGCGGGGCACCGCCCGCGATCGGTCCTGCTGCTCGAGGAGTGGCTGCCCCGCATGGAGCCGCTGCTGGCGGAGCACCCGGATGTGCCGGTCCACGTCGGCGATCCCGCGCAGCTCGAGGAGCTCACGGGCTTCCACCTGCATCGCGGCGCGCTCGCCTCCATGCACCGCCCCGCCCCGCGCGACCCCGCGGCGCTGCTGCGGGACGCGCGGCGCGTGGTCGTGCTCGAGGACCTCACCGACCACACCAACGTGGGCGCGATCTTCCGCTCCATCGCGGCCCTCGGCGCCGACGCGGTGCTGCTCAGCCCGGCCTGCGCCGATCCGCTGTACCGGCGCGCGGTGCGGGTGAGCATGGGCGCCGTGCTCCAGGTGCCCTACGCGCGACTGCCGGAGTGGCCCGTCGCCGGGCCCCTGATCCGCGACGCCGGCTTCGAGCTCGCGGCCTTCGCACTGCGCGACGACGCGGAGGATCTCGCCGCGTTCGTCGACGACGTGCCCGAGCGCCTGGCGCTGATGTTCGGCTCCGAGGGGCCGGGGCTCAGCCGGCGGGCGCTCGCCTCGGCGACGCGCTCGGTCGTGATCCCCATGGAGCACGGGGTCGACTCGTTGAACGTCGCGACCGCGGCGGCGCTCGCGCTGTGGGCGGTGCGCACGGGGGACGCACGCGCCTCGCGCGGCGCGCGGCCGGCGACGCCCGCCCCGGGAGCGCCGGATGCTCGAACACCGCAGGCACCCGGGGAGTCGCGGTGA
- a CDS encoding alpha/beta fold hydrolase: MRPPVPALRLSVPDPALRLDTRAWQYGDPSGAPVILVHGFRGDHHGLEGLAEALVARLPGVRAIVPDLPGFGETPAVPGRAHDLPLFAEWLRGFAAAVAPDGFAVLGHSFGSLVVSAALASGLPASRTVLVNPISAPALEGPQAALTRLAIGYYRAAELLPEPAARGLLGHPLIVRVMSEVMAKTGDRELRSWIHGQHAAYFSSFADASTLLQAFRASVSHTVSEFAPSLTGPTLLIAGERDDITPLVKQLELQRRIPGARLRIIPGTGHLVHYEAVADAAACTAEFLATASIAGATVGEDAA; the protein is encoded by the coding sequence GTGCGTCCCCCTGTGCCCGCGCTCCGACTGAGCGTCCCTGATCCCGCGCTGCGCCTCGACACCCGGGCGTGGCAGTACGGCGATCCCTCGGGCGCCCCCGTCATCCTCGTCCACGGCTTCCGCGGCGACCATCACGGGCTCGAGGGCCTGGCCGAGGCGCTCGTCGCACGCCTGCCCGGCGTGCGCGCGATCGTCCCCGACCTGCCCGGGTTCGGCGAGACGCCCGCGGTGCCCGGGCGGGCGCACGATCTGCCGCTGTTCGCCGAGTGGCTGCGCGGTTTCGCCGCCGCCGTCGCCCCCGACGGCTTCGCCGTGCTGGGCCACTCCTTCGGCTCGCTCGTCGTGTCCGCCGCGCTCGCCTCGGGGCTCCCCGCGAGCCGCACGGTGCTCGTCAACCCGATCTCCGCTCCCGCGCTCGAGGGGCCGCAGGCCGCGCTCACGCGGCTCGCGATCGGCTACTACCGCGCCGCCGAGCTGCTGCCGGAGCCCGCCGCGCGCGGCCTCCTCGGCCACCCGCTCATCGTGCGCGTCATGAGCGAGGTGATGGCGAAGACCGGGGATCGGGAGCTCCGCTCCTGGATCCACGGCCAGCACGCCGCCTACTTCAGCTCCTTCGCCGACGCGAGCACCCTGCTCCAGGCCTTCCGCGCCTCGGTGTCGCACACGGTGAGCGAGTTCGCGCCGAGCCTCACGGGACCGACGCTCCTCATCGCGGGGGAGCGGGACGACATCACCCCCCTCGTGAAGCAGCTCGAGCTGCAGCGACGGATCCCCGGGGCCCGGCTGCGGATCATCCCGGGCACCGGGCACCTCGTGCACTACGAGGCCGTGGCCGATGCGGCGGCCTGCACCGCGGAGTTCCTCGCGACGGCATCGATCGCCGGAGCGACCGTGGGGGAGGACGCCGCGTGA
- a CDS encoding exonuclease domain-containing protein: MTAPLPLWASHLAVFDTETTGVDTAHARIVSATIALLGPADEVVERYDWLLDPGIEIPDAAVRVHGISTEVARASGMDAAVGIRQIVAQLLEMLERGFPVVAYNAPYDLTLLAAEAARHGVAWPEAFEPVIDPLILDKQFDRYRKGKRTLEAVAAHHGVEIGTAHDAGDDAIAAGRVLQRIAAKYADVVPGELDQLHRAQVAWAAAQAASFQDYMRRARDPQFIADGRWPLRR, encoded by the coding sequence GTGACCGCACCACTCCCCCTCTGGGCCTCGCACCTTGCGGTGTTCGACACCGAGACCACCGGCGTCGACACGGCGCACGCGCGCATCGTGAGCGCGACGATCGCCCTGCTCGGCCCCGCCGACGAGGTCGTCGAACGGTACGACTGGCTCCTGGATCCGGGCATCGAGATCCCCGATGCCGCGGTACGGGTCCACGGCATCAGCACCGAGGTCGCGCGCGCGAGCGGCATGGACGCCGCCGTCGGCATCCGCCAGATCGTCGCGCAGCTGCTCGAGATGCTCGAGCGCGGCTTCCCCGTCGTCGCCTACAACGCGCCCTACGACCTCACCCTGCTCGCGGCGGAGGCCGCGCGGCACGGGGTCGCCTGGCCCGAGGCGTTCGAGCCGGTCATCGACCCGCTGATCCTCGACAAGCAGTTTGACCGCTACCGCAAGGGCAAGCGCACGCTCGAGGCGGTGGCCGCGCATCACGGGGTCGAGATCGGCACCGCACACGACGCCGGAGACGACGCGATCGCGGCCGGCCGCGTGCTGCAGCGCATCGCCGCGAAGTACGCCGACGTGGTCCCGGGCGAGCTCGATCAGCTGCACCGGGCGCAGGTGGCCTGGGCGGCGGCGCAGGCCGCGAGCTTCCAGGACTACATGCGCCGGGCGCGCGACCCGCAGTTCATCGCCGACGGCCGCTGGCCGCTGCGGCGCTGA
- a CDS encoding type B 50S ribosomal protein L31 codes for MKTDIHPEYNAIVFRDLASGETFLTRSTLTSEKTIELDGATYPVIDVEISSASHPFYTGKQRIMDSAGRVEKFNQRFKGFGA; via the coding sequence ATGAAGACCGATATCCACCCCGAGTACAACGCAATCGTCTTCCGCGACCTCGCGTCGGGGGAGACGTTCCTCACCCGATCCACGCTCACCAGCGAGAAGACGATCGAGCTCGACGGCGCGACCTACCCCGTCATCGACGTCGAGATCTCGAGCGCCTCGCACCCGTTCTACACGGGCAAGCAGCGCATCATGGACTCCGCGGGCCGCGTCGAGAAGTTCAACCAGCGCTTCAAGGGCTTCGGCGCCTGA
- a CDS encoding ABC transporter ATP-binding protein: MVTVLRLTDVTSVRDGRPILDGITWSVEDSERWVILGPNGAGKTTLMKLATASDFPTGGRVEVLGKRLGAVDVFELRNRIGFVSSASERRIPRSETVRDVVLTAAYAVEGRWNEQYDDTDVRQAERILAEWDLGGFADHAYGTLSDGERKRALIARAVMTDPEMLLLDEPSASLDLGARERLLQMLSGFARSSHSPAMIMVTHHVEEVPPGFTHALLLREGRIQAAGPIAETLTAEHLEETFGMPFDLAVHEGRYSAVARPERQASGPGRDI, encoded by the coding sequence ATGGTCACTGTGCTGCGTCTCACCGATGTCACCTCCGTGCGCGACGGCCGGCCGATCCTCGACGGGATCACCTGGTCGGTCGAGGACTCGGAGCGGTGGGTGATCCTCGGACCGAACGGCGCGGGCAAGACCACGCTCATGAAGCTCGCGACCGCGTCCGACTTCCCGACCGGCGGACGCGTCGAGGTGCTCGGGAAGCGTCTCGGCGCCGTCGACGTCTTCGAGCTCCGCAATCGCATCGGCTTCGTCTCCTCGGCGAGCGAGCGACGGATCCCGCGCTCCGAGACGGTTCGCGACGTCGTGCTGACGGCCGCCTACGCGGTCGAGGGGCGCTGGAACGAGCAGTACGACGACACCGATGTGCGGCAGGCGGAGCGGATCCTCGCGGAATGGGACCTCGGCGGCTTCGCCGATCACGCCTACGGGACGCTCAGCGATGGGGAGCGCAAGCGCGCACTCATCGCCCGGGCCGTGATGACGGATCCCGAGATGCTGCTGCTCGACGAGCCGAGCGCGAGCCTCGACCTCGGGGCACGGGAGCGCCTGCTGCAGATGCTCTCCGGCTTCGCCCGGTCGAGCCATTCGCCGGCGATGATCATGGTCACCCACCACGTCGAGGAGGTGCCCCCCGGGTTCACCCACGCGCTCCTGCTGCGCGAAGGGCGGATCCAGGCGGCGGGTCCCATCGCCGAGACGCTGACGGCCGAGCACCTCGAGGAGACCTTCGGCATGCCCTTCGACCTCGCCGTGCACGAGGGCCGCTACTCCGCCGTCGCCCGCCCCGAGCGACAGGCCTCCGGGCCGGGCCGCGACATCTGA
- the serB gene encoding phosphoserine phosphatase SerB yields MTAAPLVVLDCDSTTIRDEVIELLADAAGSRAEVAAVTERAMRGELDFAESLRERVATLAGTPETVFAEAYARVRPTPGIRELIAEVHARGGKVGVVSGGFHEVLDPLAAELGLDFWRANRLETASGALTGRTVGPIVDAAAKAEALREWAATAGIPLEHTVAIGDGANDLEMMAVAAIGIAFDGKPLVRERADVSIEDDLARAIPQLDRLGRVG; encoded by the coding sequence ATGACTGCTGCGCCCCTCGTCGTGCTCGACTGCGATTCCACCACGATCCGCGACGAGGTGATCGAGCTCCTGGCGGACGCCGCGGGCAGCCGCGCCGAGGTCGCCGCCGTCACCGAGCGCGCGATGCGCGGCGAACTCGACTTCGCCGAGAGCCTGCGCGAGCGCGTGGCGACCCTCGCCGGCACGCCCGAGACGGTCTTCGCCGAGGCCTACGCGCGGGTCCGGCCGACGCCGGGCATCCGGGAGCTCATCGCGGAGGTGCACGCGCGCGGCGGCAAGGTCGGAGTCGTCTCCGGCGGGTTCCACGAGGTGCTCGATCCGCTCGCCGCGGAGCTCGGTCTCGATTTCTGGCGCGCCAACCGGCTCGAGACCGCGAGCGGTGCGCTCACCGGGCGCACGGTCGGTCCCATCGTGGACGCGGCGGCGAAGGCCGAGGCGCTCAGGGAGTGGGCCGCCACCGCCGGCATCCCCCTCGAGCACACGGTCGCCATCGGCGACGGGGCGAACGATCTGGAGATGATGGCGGTCGCGGCGATCGGGATCGCCTTCGACGGCAAGCCGCTCGTGCGCGAGCGCGCCGACGTCTCCATCGAGGACGATCTCGCGCGGGCGATCCCCCAGCTCGACCGGCTCGGCCGGGTCGGCTGA
- a CDS encoding isocitrate lyase/PEP mutase family protein: MNAQTAPESTARAAGDAQTLAALYAAPEILRVVNVWDAVSARVVAELPGTRAIATAGHGIAASHGYPDGERIPLDVMLAAVERITATTALPVTADLDGGFGDAGETVRRAIGVGVSGANIEDQLRPLDASVAVMRAAISAGEREGVPFVLNARTDALVRAGDRPRAESIADAIERGRAYLDAGAQCVFVPGVLTADETRELVAGIGERRISVIGLPGALAAAEYEALGVARISYGPMPQNVALTALKRLGESLASDGVIPEGTEMLNNL, translated from the coding sequence ATGAACGCGCAGACCGCTCCCGAGTCCACCGCCCGTGCCGCCGGCGACGCCCAGACCCTCGCCGCCCTCTACGCCGCCCCGGAGATCCTCAGGGTGGTCAACGTCTGGGACGCCGTCAGCGCCCGCGTCGTCGCCGAGCTGCCCGGCACGCGGGCGATCGCGACGGCGGGCCACGGCATCGCGGCCTCCCACGGCTACCCCGACGGCGAACGGATCCCGCTCGACGTGATGCTCGCCGCGGTGGAGCGGATCACGGCCACGACCGCGCTGCCGGTCACCGCGGACCTCGACGGCGGCTTCGGCGACGCGGGGGAGACCGTGCGCCGCGCCATCGGCGTCGGGGTCTCGGGCGCGAACATCGAGGACCAGTTGCGCCCCCTCGACGCCTCCGTCGCGGTGATGCGCGCCGCGATCTCGGCGGGCGAGCGCGAGGGGGTGCCGTTCGTGCTCAACGCCCGTACCGACGCGCTCGTGCGAGCGGGGGACCGGCCGCGGGCGGAGTCGATCGCCGATGCGATCGAGCGCGGGCGCGCCTATCTGGACGCCGGCGCGCAGTGCGTCTTCGTGCCCGGAGTGCTCACGGCGGATGAGACCCGCGAACTCGTCGCGGGCATCGGCGAGCGGCGGATCAGCGTCATCGGCCTGCCCGGCGCGCTCGCGGCCGCCGAGTACGAGGCCCTCGGCGTCGCGCGCATCTCCTACGGGCCGATGCCGCAGAACGTCGCACTCACCGCGCTCAAGCGGCTGGGGGAGTCGCTCGCCTCCGACGGCGTGATCCCCGAGGGCACGGAGATGCTGAACAACCTCTGA